In Notamacropus eugenii isolate mMacEug1 chromosome 1, mMacEug1.pri_v2, whole genome shotgun sequence, one genomic interval encodes:
- the MPI gene encoding mannose-6-phosphate isomerase isoform X2: MADLRVFLLSCPVQHYAWGKVGFSSEVAQLLASSDPLVHIQEDKPYAEMWMGTHPRGDAVIPDIHISEKTLGQWITNNLNCLGPSVKETYQDLPFLFKVLSVNTALSIQAHPDKELAVKLHAQAPEHYPDKNHKPEMAIALTPFQALCGFRPIQEIVGFLHKVPELRLLIGNEAAEQLEQSMGQDLQAMSSALRVSFTKMMKREKKDFEEQLNILVKRISQQVAEGKDVTDSNGVLLLKLHAQYPGDIGCFVIYFLNLVILQPGEAIFLQANEPHAYLNGDCVECMACSDNTVRAGLTPKFIDVTTLCDMLNYTPAPSSSKLFPAVIDESDPYVSIYNPPIPEFTVLKIKVPSTIPLYMMNKIESASILLVVKGKATGNSAALKSELSLQRGTVVFIAANESLSLELSSEEDLLMFRACCLP; the protein is encoded by the exons ATGGCCGACCTGCGAG TGTTCCTATTGTCCTGCCCTGTTCAGCACTATGCCTGGGGGAAGGTGGGCTTTTCCAGTGAAGTGGCCCAGTTGCTGGCAAGCAGTGATCCACTGGTCCACATTCAGGAGGACAAGCCAtatgcagag ATGTGGATGGGCACCCACCCCCGGGGTGATGCTGTGATTCCTGACATTCATATCTCGGAGAAGACCCTGGGGCAGTGGATCACCAACAACCTGAACTGCTTAGGGCCCAGCGTCAAAGAAACCTACCAAGATCTgcctttccttttcaaagtgctATCTGTCAATACGGCCCTCTCCATCCAGGCACATCCCGATAAG GAACTGGCAGTGAAGCTTCATGCCCAGGCCCCTGAACACTACCCAGATAAAAACCATAAGCCAGAGATGGCCATCGCCCTTACCCCTTTCCAGGCCTTATGTGGCTTCCGGCCCATCCAGGAGATTGTGGGCTTTCTTCACA AGGTGCCAGAGCTCCGGTTGCTGATTGGCAATGAGGCTGCAGAACAGCTAGAACAGAGCATGGGCCAGGACCTCCAGGCTATGTCTTCTGCCCTTCGAGTCAGCTTTACCAAAAtgatgaagagagaaaagaaggactTTGAGGAGCAACTCAACATCTTGGTGAAGCGCATCTCTCAGCAAG TGGCAGAAGGGAAAGACGTGACAGACAGTAATGGGGTGCTCCTCCTGAAGCTTCATGCACAGTATCCTGGTGACATTGGCTGCTTTGTCATCTACTTTCTGAACTTGGTGATACTACAGCCAGGGGAAGCCATCTTCCTGCAGGCCAATGAGCCCCATGCCTACCTAAATGGAG ACTGTGTGGAGTGTATGGCATGCTCCGACAACACAGTGCGGGCTGGTCTGACACCCAAGTTCATTGATGTGACAACACTATGTGACATGCTCAACTACACTCCAGCCCCAAGCAGTTCAAAACTCTTTCCTGCCGTGATTGATGAATCCGACCCTTATGTCTCCATCTACAATCCACCTATACCTGAATTCACGGTTTTAAAGATCAAG GTTCCTTCCACCATTCCCTTGTACATGATGAACAAAATAGAGTCAGCTAGCATCCTCCTGGTGGTGAAGGGAAAAGCGACAGGTAACTCGGCAGCACTCAAGTCTGAGCTGTCCTTGCAGCGTGGCACAGTAGTCTTCATTGCGGCCAATGAGAGTCTCTCATTGGAACTCAGCTCAGAGGAGGACTTGCTCATGTTCCGGGCCTGCTGTCTGCCATAG
- the MPI gene encoding mannose-6-phosphate isomerase isoform X1 produces the protein MGEAPWTKTNQTPHRKTFGQSRQYVFLLSCPVQHYAWGKVGFSSEVAQLLASSDPLVHIQEDKPYAEMWMGTHPRGDAVIPDIHISEKTLGQWITNNLNCLGPSVKETYQDLPFLFKVLSVNTALSIQAHPDKELAVKLHAQAPEHYPDKNHKPEMAIALTPFQALCGFRPIQEIVGFLHKVPELRLLIGNEAAEQLEQSMGQDLQAMSSALRVSFTKMMKREKKDFEEQLNILVKRISQQVAEGKDVTDSNGVLLLKLHAQYPGDIGCFVIYFLNLVILQPGEAIFLQANEPHAYLNGDCVECMACSDNTVRAGLTPKFIDVTTLCDMLNYTPAPSSSKLFPAVIDESDPYVSIYNPPIPEFTVLKIKVPSTIPLYMMNKIESASILLVVKGKATGNSAALKSELSLQRGTVVFIAANESLSLELSSEEDLLMFRACCLP, from the exons ATGGGGGAGGCACCATGgacaaaaacaaaccagacaCCACACAGGAAAACCTTCGGACAATCAAGACAGTATG TGTTCCTATTGTCCTGCCCTGTTCAGCACTATGCCTGGGGGAAGGTGGGCTTTTCCAGTGAAGTGGCCCAGTTGCTGGCAAGCAGTGATCCACTGGTCCACATTCAGGAGGACAAGCCAtatgcagag ATGTGGATGGGCACCCACCCCCGGGGTGATGCTGTGATTCCTGACATTCATATCTCGGAGAAGACCCTGGGGCAGTGGATCACCAACAACCTGAACTGCTTAGGGCCCAGCGTCAAAGAAACCTACCAAGATCTgcctttccttttcaaagtgctATCTGTCAATACGGCCCTCTCCATCCAGGCACATCCCGATAAG GAACTGGCAGTGAAGCTTCATGCCCAGGCCCCTGAACACTACCCAGATAAAAACCATAAGCCAGAGATGGCCATCGCCCTTACCCCTTTCCAGGCCTTATGTGGCTTCCGGCCCATCCAGGAGATTGTGGGCTTTCTTCACA AGGTGCCAGAGCTCCGGTTGCTGATTGGCAATGAGGCTGCAGAACAGCTAGAACAGAGCATGGGCCAGGACCTCCAGGCTATGTCTTCTGCCCTTCGAGTCAGCTTTACCAAAAtgatgaagagagaaaagaaggactTTGAGGAGCAACTCAACATCTTGGTGAAGCGCATCTCTCAGCAAG TGGCAGAAGGGAAAGACGTGACAGACAGTAATGGGGTGCTCCTCCTGAAGCTTCATGCACAGTATCCTGGTGACATTGGCTGCTTTGTCATCTACTTTCTGAACTTGGTGATACTACAGCCAGGGGAAGCCATCTTCCTGCAGGCCAATGAGCCCCATGCCTACCTAAATGGAG ACTGTGTGGAGTGTATGGCATGCTCCGACAACACAGTGCGGGCTGGTCTGACACCCAAGTTCATTGATGTGACAACACTATGTGACATGCTCAACTACACTCCAGCCCCAAGCAGTTCAAAACTCTTTCCTGCCGTGATTGATGAATCCGACCCTTATGTCTCCATCTACAATCCACCTATACCTGAATTCACGGTTTTAAAGATCAAG GTTCCTTCCACCATTCCCTTGTACATGATGAACAAAATAGAGTCAGCTAGCATCCTCCTGGTGGTGAAGGGAAAAGCGACAGGTAACTCGGCAGCACTCAAGTCTGAGCTGTCCTTGCAGCGTGGCACAGTAGTCTTCATTGCGGCCAATGAGAGTCTCTCATTGGAACTCAGCTCAGAGGAGGACTTGCTCATGTTCCGGGCCTGCTGTCTGCCATAG
- the MPI gene encoding mannose-6-phosphate isomerase isoform X3 has protein sequence MWMGTHPRGDAVIPDIHISEKTLGQWITNNLNCLGPSVKETYQDLPFLFKVLSVNTALSIQAHPDKELAVKLHAQAPEHYPDKNHKPEMAIALTPFQALCGFRPIQEIVGFLHKVPELRLLIGNEAAEQLEQSMGQDLQAMSSALRVSFTKMMKREKKDFEEQLNILVKRISQQVAEGKDVTDSNGVLLLKLHAQYPGDIGCFVIYFLNLVILQPGEAIFLQANEPHAYLNGDCVECMACSDNTVRAGLTPKFIDVTTLCDMLNYTPAPSSSKLFPAVIDESDPYVSIYNPPIPEFTVLKIKVPSTIPLYMMNKIESASILLVVKGKATGNSAALKSELSLQRGTVVFIAANESLSLELSSEEDLLMFRACCLP, from the exons ATGTGGATGGGCACCCACCCCCGGGGTGATGCTGTGATTCCTGACATTCATATCTCGGAGAAGACCCTGGGGCAGTGGATCACCAACAACCTGAACTGCTTAGGGCCCAGCGTCAAAGAAACCTACCAAGATCTgcctttccttttcaaagtgctATCTGTCAATACGGCCCTCTCCATCCAGGCACATCCCGATAAG GAACTGGCAGTGAAGCTTCATGCCCAGGCCCCTGAACACTACCCAGATAAAAACCATAAGCCAGAGATGGCCATCGCCCTTACCCCTTTCCAGGCCTTATGTGGCTTCCGGCCCATCCAGGAGATTGTGGGCTTTCTTCACA AGGTGCCAGAGCTCCGGTTGCTGATTGGCAATGAGGCTGCAGAACAGCTAGAACAGAGCATGGGCCAGGACCTCCAGGCTATGTCTTCTGCCCTTCGAGTCAGCTTTACCAAAAtgatgaagagagaaaagaaggactTTGAGGAGCAACTCAACATCTTGGTGAAGCGCATCTCTCAGCAAG TGGCAGAAGGGAAAGACGTGACAGACAGTAATGGGGTGCTCCTCCTGAAGCTTCATGCACAGTATCCTGGTGACATTGGCTGCTTTGTCATCTACTTTCTGAACTTGGTGATACTACAGCCAGGGGAAGCCATCTTCCTGCAGGCCAATGAGCCCCATGCCTACCTAAATGGAG ACTGTGTGGAGTGTATGGCATGCTCCGACAACACAGTGCGGGCTGGTCTGACACCCAAGTTCATTGATGTGACAACACTATGTGACATGCTCAACTACACTCCAGCCCCAAGCAGTTCAAAACTCTTTCCTGCCGTGATTGATGAATCCGACCCTTATGTCTCCATCTACAATCCACCTATACCTGAATTCACGGTTTTAAAGATCAAG GTTCCTTCCACCATTCCCTTGTACATGATGAACAAAATAGAGTCAGCTAGCATCCTCCTGGTGGTGAAGGGAAAAGCGACAGGTAACTCGGCAGCACTCAAGTCTGAGCTGTCCTTGCAGCGTGGCACAGTAGTCTTCATTGCGGCCAATGAGAGTCTCTCATTGGAACTCAGCTCAGAGGAGGACTTGCTCATGTTCCGGGCCTGCTGTCTGCCATAG